Part of the Hippoglossus stenolepis isolate QCI-W04-F060 chromosome 4, HSTE1.2, whole genome shotgun sequence genome is shown below.
TAGCCTGCGAGCTAACTAGCCGCATACTGAGCGACggtgctaatgttagcatgccGGTGTTTGGGTTAGCCTTCTGTGCTCCCGGTGACAGTGTCAGAATCGATCACAGCGATGACACTCGGATGTAGACTTGAATTTGATGCAGTGGAGGATGCTCACTTGCTAATAGCACAAACCAGCTCAAACATATGCATGTTTACTGCGGATTAGCAGGTGATGCTAGGTGCTTTTAAACTGCAAGAGGCTGTCAAGGAGAtggttgggggggggagaaggagggggtCAACCCCTATGGGTCAACCCAAGAGACCATCACCTTGGGTCTGAGGACTTTGAAGTCACACAAAGCATGGAGGCTAATGTCTCCAGCTTTAGTTGAGAGCTAAATGTTATATACAGTAACATTATATAGCACATTGAGCATAGTTAATGCACACAAGTGTCGGGTGTGTGATAACTCTCACTGCATGCATCGTGATAAGTGTAATCAACGTGTGTATTGTACATGTTAAGTGCGATGACAGAACATGCGAAGCAGCCTCTGTAGCTGCGGAGTCTCACCACAGTCGCAGGAATCCTTCAGTCGCGTCTTGCTGGATTCGTGATGGACTCCATCCCCGGCTTCATCCGCAAGATCAACCGGATTACAGTTAGGCACTGACGCCGGGATGTCATCTGTCTTGCTCACCATGGTCGGCAGTCAGTGTCGCTCCAGAAACCCCCCCCAGCAGCTTCGCTCGAATGTATGAGTCTTGCTTTAGAAATGCAAAACAACCCAAAGAAATCCCTATCTGCTTCTCCGGCTGTCGCGGGCTAGCTGGCTACATGCGAAGGGTACGAGCTTACAAAAACAAGTCTACGGAGGAAGGACAGCGCTGTACATGGTGGGGATCACACGTggttctctcctccctcctcttgaCCTCTTTGCCTTTGCGTTGCACTTCCCCACCCACTGAGCGTGGCGCTACGGAAAGCCGCATACGACAAATggttctctctttctttaatttgaaatctcatctttattttttagaCAGTGGAGAGTTTCTCATATACACGAAGAATAAATGATCGTGGAAGACAAATAACTGCAGCACTGTTACTGTTATcaacaacacaaattaattattaattaccAGGACTTACCTTTTGACAGTTTGACTCACATGTCAGTGGCTGTTACACTGACCTGCTTCACCCCACTCCCACTGAGAGCAGCAATTCACAACTGTGACATATACACAACTGATCACTGACCATAATATAGATATTTCACCGTGATCACCATAGACCAGGGGTTCCCAAAGTGGGGTGCAGGGACCCCAATTGGTCTGACCGGGAGAGGTTCCAGGGGGTCCCTGGCAAAATGTAATCTATAGGTAACACAGAGAGAATGTATGACTACTCTGTTCCTGAATTTCATACACTCACTAAAATAACACatctaaaatgaaaaatctttGCAAATGGGGGTCTGTGGTCTAGTTTGCTTCAGTAAAAGGGTCCATCAAGTGCAAACGTTTAAGAACCACTGCCATATACTgcatatgaagatggacgacacgtcttcCCTTCCTCCCAATATCCAGATATGAGGTCAAAATATCCCGGACACAAACTCCACCACcgtgcacatttggagccagagtctatGCAGTTGCGATCAGGGATGGAGGCAAGGTATCGAGGTTCCACTGATGCACGCGCTCAACCAATCGAGACtcgagctgtcaatcatgacctttcaccgcatttttacagcatcaaataatttATCATAACCAAACCTACCAGAAAAAAGTAACACTTGGACAtcattgtgataagaactacctaaaaggACTGAAAAAATCTTTACGAATAATGTATTCGACATGTGACTTTCTAGGTTGGCGCATGTCCTATCCTCTAACACAGAGGAGGCGACcctatgacctacactgcagccagccaccagggggcgattaagatgctttgttttcagttttgggAAGATGTCatgtcatttatctttatatacagtctatgatgatCACAGGACAGTGCCCTtattatataaagaaaataagttTAAAGTCCAACTTGTCTCTTGGTtaagaacagaaaacacttttccTCTCATCCTAAAGGGACAATTTGGGCCTGAAACTTTACTTAACATGCCAAATATTTTCTTCAAgtaatacaattattttacaCACAGCAGATAACAGTGTCAGGAGTCTTATGAGATAGTATCTGCTTCtcttaaaaaaatactgtaaaaattAGGCTGACCTGAATAATTTCTCACGGGTATCCAATGCATTGGTTTTACAATTATAGAGTGGTAAATTGTAGATAATATTTCAAACTGGcttgaatattattttattatttactaaaTACACTGAATTACTTTATAGATAAGAAGAGAGAATAATGTTTGGAAAGATCCCCACATTCTCACAACTTGCAATGTGTAATCCAAAACATTTATCAGTCCTAAGTGATGCTATTACTTTTTTGTATGAGTTTGATTATGTTTTACTTGGTTGGTTTGCAGCCAGTGAGACACTGCCTTAGTGgttttgtttccatttgttttgttgtgttgtttagtAATGTGAGATCAGGTGGTGTGTGTACATGACGTGCACTGTTTCTATTGCACATCAACCAATCGGTTCACGGTTGCTTAAGACTGCTTTTACTCAAtcaacttatttattttataataaagatttatatttcaatatgcAGCAGCTTTCTGACCCTGTGTGTTGTATGACGTATGAAGCAGTTATCAATATCATGTGTTGACGGTCTCCTGTATGGTCAAAGTGACGTTACAGAATCCAACCAAATAGACATTAGATTTCTCATACATCAAATTATTGTTGTTGACTAAGATAAATGTctgagaaaatataaataatagaaTCATCTGGAAACGTGTTCTCTGTTTCAATAAACAGCAGACTAGACAATCCTCCATTTTATTCCAATTATATGTACAGTAGATCAGTATAGGAAGCTAAACACAGTATATGCGGTAACCAGTCAGTAGCTTGTGCTCAGCCAAGGACCAAAAACCGTAGAAAGACCCAGAGCATCACCTCTCTGCTTCTCACATCGGGTACCACACAGCATTATTGCTAGAGCCCATGTAACATAAccctaaaaataaacattttgatcTCAACCAGGATGAGACAGaggtgtttctgctgctgacatTTGTTAGCATCTTTATTATGAGGATTAGAGTTATGATATAGGCATTTAGAAAGATGGAAGACGTTCTCCGTGGGTGTGagtaaatgataaaatgtcTTGTGGTGTTTGAGTGATGAAGTTAGACATGCTCTGAGGATTAGAAAAAAATCAGGCGGTGAAGAGTTACTCCCTTTAgctgaaatattcatgaaaaGACATCTTCATAAAGGCACCACACCATTCTGTCTTTGTGTTAATTTCGGTGGTGGGCCTCTTTGGCTCATTAGCGTTTTTCCTTCAAAGCCGACAAACAAGTCATCAGTCTTGGCTTTGGACAAACTGCAGCTCGGGTGCATATATAGCAGCCAGTGTTTTGATTATTCATCAGAGATGTTACATAATACCAAAGCATCTGAGATGTGAAATCAGTGTTAAGGAAGGTGGGTGGAGAGTTTAATCTACCTGTCCTTTCATTTGGATGACAAGTggagtgatgatgtcatgaggTCAAACAGTCTCTATGTtcatggaaggaaaaaaaactgttttaaagaaGACAGCTTTGAACTGTCTCATAAAACCAGAGGAAGAATAGTGCACACAGTTATGCTAATAGCTTACCAGCTAAGAGGCGAACGAAAGCCCTcatcacatttgcatttttgctAAAAAAGAAGATAGCCTTTTCATCCAGTCTCATGCTGCATCAATATGCCCTTTTCTTAATGCGGCTTTACACACAACATATCCTTGATTCCTACATGCCTCCTGTAAACTGTAACACAATTAATCATGTGACAAATCAacagaactttttaaaaatcaattcagAAAAATATTCAGCAAAACATACAGTAGCAATATACAAAGTTAAACAATCTAAATAATCTATTTTAACACTTCAAGTGTACTTATTCCAGTGGATGTAACCtactaataatatataaatatattgatatattgcttTATTGAACATTTACTACTAAAACAGGATCCTATACTTCTAACCAGTAGCTGTAGAAGGCAAGAAAAGCCTCACAGCAACTAACCACAATTAGATTCAGTCTTACGGGAAGGCTCCTGTCAGAGTAACTGATGTTCAGTCAGGTCCTGGCTCTATTGTCGACCGACTCGGATAAAATActttcaaataaagaaaaacctttATATGCAAACCCCACAGCGTCTTATAAAAGTGTTGTAGAAACAAAAGGACACAGTACTTGAGTAGATAAATGTCTTATACGTCTCCATATTTTGTTCAGAGTCCTGCTTTGCTAGCATCCATTTTCCTCTATAGTAAGGCAGCAGCTACAGTGGGGTATTCATCAGAACATTGAATTAATAATCAGCAGTGATACATGTAAGCGATAACATGAAAAGTATGTCCTGCATTGAATTACAGTCATTGAAAGTGTtagtttgattttctttctacTGCTTATTTTCCAAAGATGCCATTTGCTCATTGTTACACCAGGGGCCACCATGTGCACATGACAGTGGACGCATGCACACTCCATTAATATCATTCAGCTGAGCCTGCCGTCTTGTCTTTTACAGTGTCTTGTCTTTGGGGATTtgtgtaaaacagaaaatgaacacaGTGCAGGTAGAGACCATCCTTCAGCTGAAAACAAACCTGAACCTACACTTATGTTCCTGTTTGTCCATTTTTTCCTGAGGTGAAAAAAACCCCACCAACCCAACGAGCTCAACCACAAATGAGTTGACGAAGTAGtagtccatgtgtgtgtgattgcgtgtgtttgtttagtaCACAAACCACACCCAGACCCAACTGATTATAACCTGAATGTGGTCTATTTATACAAAGCAGTCACTACAGAGGAGAAGTTGCAAATGTCTGTCTCGGTGTGTAGCTTTGAGTAACACAATGAAATACTGTGTGTTCAGCCCTGGATTCAAAGATTGCACGAGGCCAAAGTTACGACCACTGAATGAACTTTGCATCCACCTATGACAGGCcctgataaaataaattaagttgCCAATTTAGTTTTCATCTGTAAAAAATAGTTAACAACTGATATTAATTACGTATTGGTGGaagaataatattattatttcaaaatcaTGTTTTGAAAGTAAGAATAatgtcctgcatgtgtgtggtagGTATGGtggtgtttttcctgtttttgtggtttgatTTCACAATGAGCCAACAGCACAGAgtttaaaattaataataataaaataataaacaaagagGTCTGTAGTAATTATGCAGAGCAGATTGACGTTATCTTTAAGTTCATTTTTTAAGTACGGCTGGggtcaaatttgtattttttgcacaTCAGACATTTTGACCTGACTTGAAAATAAATTCCATTTAGTTCAGAGGGTTCCGTTCCTGTACTGACCCGAGACAGAGCCCTTTACATTTTGGCGATCTGGATAAACAGGCAAATCCagaatttttatttcactctctttaacattgtgagataggacaCTACCTTGGAGAAGTTACAGTATGTGCTGTCCAAGTACCCTTCTAATATAAAACTCAACAGCCTGTTGAATTCTAGCTTCTGGAGTATTGTCGTCTGTTGTTGGGTTTTAGGGCAAATCAGAAAGTATATTCTGTAAATAaggtataaaatgtaaaaaacaatgaaacactgTGGTAACAGAATGGTGTTCACAGTCACGAATTCAAAAGGTACCCAAAAGTGAAATAACTGCAAGTTACTGAAAAACATACTTCCTTACAATCATCACATGGAGGacatcaaacaggaagtgtctgTTGCCTTAGCTATTCTCAGCAGGCCACACAAACATGTGCCCACATTGAGTGATTTATGGTTGGCCTTGAAAGGTCACAGTTGGTCGGGCCACACAGCTGGGCTCGTAGTCCACCCAAAATGGCTGCTACCCTCTTCAAACTCCCCCTCACCGTAAATCGAAAAGAGATTGCTTTGTAATCAGGCCCCACAGTATACAGAGcatgtggcagcagtgtaaACAGATAGATCTGATTTAATCTAAGAATGACTTAAAGTGACACTCACTGAGTTTCTTTTTGTTGATAGAGGTTATATCAAagtcaattaaaaaaagtttctaTGGTAAGTGTGATATAATTCAATAGCTAAACCCAGTCTCAGTATCAATTGGGTCAAGGTGCAGAACACAGCATTAACAGTCTGACATATGATATTAATACAGTGATCACACTGCAGTTAAAAGCACAGGTCACAGTAGTCCCTAGTCTGCCTTCGTCTCAGCAGCAGGGGGCACTGCAGCTGAAGACATCAGTCTGGCAGCTTCATCCTGGGGCTCCACTGGcccctccccacctccttcctcctcatcctccctctccatgCCGAGTGGGGTCTGTCTCTGTGCCACGGTGTGCCTGGATCGAGCTCTGTGCCTTCGAGGGTGAAGGAAGAGCGCAGGGTCCGGCATGGCTGTGGGCTCTGCAGGGCCCATCACTCTCTCTATGGGCACGCACTCCCGGGAACGCTCCACTCTCGAAGATGCCCTGCCGCTCTTACGCTTCGGTTTTACCacaggggaggaaggggaggcTCCTGACGGCATGTGTGGAGAAACGGAGTTCTGCTCGGCACCGTACTTGGCCCCCTGACTGTTGGCCCTGGCGAGGAGCACCTGCCTCTGCTGCATCCGCTGGTGGTGAAGTTTCTGCCTCGCAGCGTGCAGCTGGAAGGAGAGGTACGCTGCtgcctctgtttgtttctgcagctctgtgttgaGGATGGTCGAGCAGTGGCTGCGTCGCTTGAGCTCCTCCAGGAAATGGCGCTCTTTTTCTTTGAGATTGGCTCTGAGGGCTCCCACCAACGCCCCTTTGTGAGTCAGCTCATTACGCAGCTCTCCTAAGGTGCAATCCTGCTCTTCAAGCCGGTTCTCCACATGGCGACAATGTTCTTCCAggagctcctcttcctcctgtaaCTCTGACACAGTGAAGAAATGCAAATGTTGAAACATGTTCGAAtaggattttaaataaaacttgtGTATTTGCTCAATCCAATAATTCACAAACTAAGTCAAATAATGTGAATGCTCTCTCCACAACGCACACAAAAcgaaacacacataaaacagacAGAGTATACAGACACAGTTAAATAATTGTGTTCTTTACTTTGTGACACATTGTCACAATCTCACTTATATATGCAAAGCTGAGGCTTTGTTGGTCCAGAGCCACAATTCCAACATTATCCATATATAATATTCTTGGCACAGatatgttcatttaaaaattatatGAAAGTAATAACTGGACCAAATCATgataactattattatttcattctgaaaaaaatgtgtgagcTACGAAATTGCTGTGGAGGCTTTAAAGTGGGTCTAGGCAGCTGCTGGGAACAATT
Proteins encoded:
- the ccdc92ba gene encoding coiled-coil domain-containing protein 92; amino-acid sequence: MADESSSVSQQLKSVERSMVFLRQEHLTLLHGLHLEILSLQKRCSELTSELKVVPSGRSQLELQEEEELLEEHCRHVENRLEEQDCTLGELRNELTHKGALVGALRANLKEKERHFLEELKRRSHCSTILNTELQKQTEAAAYLSFQLHAARQKLHHQRMQQRQVLLARANSQGAKYGAEQNSVSPHMPSGASPSSPVVKPKRKSGRASSRVERSRECVPIERVMGPAEPTAMPDPALFLHPRRHRARSRHTVAQRQTPLGMEREDEEEGGGEGPVEPQDEAARLMSSAAVPPAAETKAD